A DNA window from Aestuariispira ectoiniformans contains the following coding sequences:
- a CDS encoding glycosyltransferase family 4 protein: MAVAFILKGYPRLSETFIAQEIRGLERRGLDIRIYSMRHPTDKARHPIHSEITAPVSYLPEYLHDDPLRVFRAWRKVRRLPGYGRAFWTFVEDLKRDRTRNRIRRFGQACVLAAELPDDVDRLHFHFLHTPASVVRYAALMTKLPWSGSAHAKDIWTSPEWELREKLIELDWVSTCTSYGADYLRKLAGRADKVSLDYHGLDLARFDDPDKTYSPADGSDPDHAVTLLSVGRAVPKKGYDDLMAALAKLPGDLNWKFIHIGGGTLSSDLKDWASTHGVADRITWMGAQPQEVVLEQLRQSDIFVLASKISGDGDRDGLPNVLMEAQSQGVTVAATQVSAIPELILDGETGLLCQPEDPEGLAEILQRLITDPELRKRLGRAGNARVRERFEAQSCLTGIAARFGLNSAKGQEKQDGKGVKVA; this comes from the coding sequence ATGGCCGTTGCATTCATCCTGAAAGGCTATCCAAGGCTTTCGGAAACATTCATCGCCCAGGAAATCCGGGGGCTGGAGCGGCGCGGGCTGGATATTCGCATCTATTCCATGCGCCATCCCACCGATAAGGCGCGCCATCCGATCCACAGTGAAATCACCGCACCGGTCAGCTATCTGCCGGAATATCTGCATGACGACCCGCTGCGGGTTTTCCGGGCCTGGCGCAAGGTCCGCCGCCTGCCGGGCTATGGCCGGGCCTTCTGGACCTTTGTCGAGGACCTGAAACGCGACCGCACGCGCAACCGCATCCGCCGTTTCGGGCAGGCCTGCGTGCTTGCCGCCGAACTGCCGGACGATGTGGACCGCCTGCATTTCCATTTCCTGCATACCCCGGCCTCGGTGGTCCGTTATGCGGCGTTGATGACCAAACTGCCGTGGAGCGGCTCCGCCCATGCCAAGGATATCTGGACCAGCCCGGAATGGGAGCTGCGGGAAAAACTGATAGAACTGGACTGGGTCAGCACCTGCACCTCCTATGGCGCAGACTACCTGCGCAAACTGGCAGGCAGGGCGGACAAGGTTTCGCTGGACTATCACGGGCTGGACCTGGCGCGTTTCGATGATCCGGACAAGACCTATTCCCCCGCAGACGGCAGTGATCCTGACCACGCCGTCACACTCTTGTCCGTTGGCCGCGCCGTGCCGAAAAAGGGCTATGACGACCTGATGGCCGCCCTGGCGAAACTACCCGGCGACCTGAACTGGAAATTTATTCATATCGGTGGCGGAACGTTATCCAGCGATCTAAAAGACTGGGCATCCACCCATGGGGTTGCCGACCGCATCACCTGGATGGGGGCGCAGCCGCAGGAAGTAGTGCTGGAACAGTTGCGCCAGAGCGATATTTTCGTGTTGGCGAGCAAGATTTCCGGCGACGGCGACCGGGACGGCCTGCCCAATGTCCTGATGGAAGCCCAAAGCCAGGGTGTGACGGTCGCGGCCACACAGGTCTCGGCCATCCCGGAACTGATCCTCGACGGCGAAACCGGGTTGCTTTGCCAGCCTGAAGACCCCGAGGGTCTGGCGGAAATCCTGCAGCGGCTGATTACCGATCCCGAATTACGTAAACGCCTTGGCCGGGCCGGCAACGCGCGCGTCCGCGAGAGGTTTGAGGCGCAAAGCTGCCTGACCGGTATCGCCGCACGC